The genome window GGAAGCCCACGGCGGCGAAGTGGTGGCGTTGACGGTGGGGCCAGCACGGGCGGCACAGATTCTGCGGGAGGCGCTGGCGAAAGGCGCCGATCGCGCCGTGCATGTCGAAGGCAGCGCACACCTGGACGCCTATGCCGCGGCGGAAGCGATTACACGGGCCATCGCAGGCGAATCGTTCGATTTGATCTGCACGGGTTTGCAATCAGACGATGACGGCTTCGGGCAGACCGGCGTCATCATTGCGGAGCTGCTGGGCGCACCGCACGCGACCATCATCATGCAGATCGAACCCGCCGGCGAAAAGCGGATCAAGGTCAAGCGGGAACTGGAAGGCGGGAATTTTCAGTTTGTCGAGATGCCCACGCCGGCCGTGCTCAGCATTCAGAGCGGCATCAACAAGCTGCGCTACGCCACGCTGATGGGCATCAAGCAGGCCAAAAACAAGCCGATGGCGCACACCACGCTGGAGGAGGTGGGGGTGGCGCCGTCGCTCAACCGCCAAGTGCTGCACAAGCTTTTTCTGCCGGTCAAGAGCAAAGGCACGACCCGCATCGAGGGTAACCCCAAAGAGCAGGCCGCGGCCCTGCTGCAGCATCTGCGCCAGGACGCGCACGTTCTTTAGTTATGAACCCCATCCTTGTCGTCACCGAACAGAAGATTACTGCGCCGGGCAAGTTCAATCCGGCCACCTGGGAAGTCATCGCCGCGGCGCAGCAGTTGGGCGCGACGCTGGGCGCCACGGTTGTAGCCGCGGTCCTGGAAGCGGGCGACTCCGGCATGGCCGCAGAATGCGCCACGCGGCAGCTCGAGCGCGTGTTGCACGGGCAACATGCGCTGTTGGCGGCGTATGCACCGGATGTCTGGGTGCAGACGCTGGAGCAGATTATCACGCAGGTCCAGCCCAGCTTCGTGCTGCTGCCGCACACCTATCAGGTGCGCGATTACGCCCCTCAGCTTGCCACGCGCATGGGGGCAGCGCTCATCAGCGATGTGACCGGCTTCGGCTTCGAAGCCGGCGAGCCGCGCTTTATCCGGCCGACGTTTCAGGGCAAATGGGCGGCGGAGGTGGGCTTCGCCCGAGGCGACAGCGCCGACGTCAAGCCAGGCTTTGTCACAGTGCAGATCGGGGCCTTTCGCGGCGACCAGGCCGCGATGGGCGCTGCGGCGGCGCGAGTGGATGCCGTTACGGTGACACCACAGCCGTCGCGCTTGCAGGCGGGCGAGATTTTCCAGGAAGCCAAGCATGCCGTGGATCTGACGCAGGCGCCCATTATCGTCTCGGTGGGACGCGGCATCAAAGAACCGAAGAACCTGGACATGATGCGCGAGCTGGCGGCCGCGCTGGGCGGGGAACTGGCGGCCTCGCGGCCCATCTGCGATGCGGGGTGGCTGCCCATGGACCGGCAAATCGGCTCTTCCGGACAGACGGTGGCG of Acidobacteriota bacterium contains these proteins:
- a CDS encoding electron transfer flavoprotein beta subunit/FixA family protein translates to MKILVCLKQVPAKDAPLKLAPDATWIREDVSYEVNEPDAFALEAALRLKEAHGGEVVALTVGPARAAQILREALAKGADRAVHVEGSAHLDAYAAAEAITRAIAGESFDLICTGLQSDDDGFGQTGVIIAELLGAPHATIIMQIEPAGEKRIKVKRELEGGNFQFVEMPTPAVLSIQSGINKLRYATLMGIKQAKNKPMAHTTLEEVGVAPSLNRQVLHKLFLPVKSKGTTRIEGNPKEQAAALLQHLRQDAHVL
- a CDS encoding electron transfer flavoprotein subunit alpha/FixB family protein; protein product: MNPILVVTEQKITAPGKFNPATWEVIAAAQQLGATLGATVVAAVLEAGDSGMAAECATRQLERVLHGQHALLAAYAPDVWVQTLEQIITQVQPSFVLLPHTYQVRDYAPQLATRMGAALISDVTGFGFEAGEPRFIRPTFQGKWAAEVGFARGDSADVKPGFVTVQIGAFRGDQAAMGAAAARVDAVTVTPQPSRLQAGEIFQEAKHAVDLTQAPIIVSVGRGIKEPKNLDMMRELAAALGGELAASRPICDAGWLPMDRQIGSSGQTVAPKLYLAVGISGAIQHLVGMKGSRTIAAINKDPEAPIFEVADYAVVGNLFDVVPALIAALKESPA